The Brassica oleracea var. oleracea cultivar TO1000 chromosome C6, BOL, whole genome shotgun sequence genome includes a region encoding these proteins:
- the LOC106296837 gene encoding F-box protein At1g67340-like, translating into MLPVRKTKRAFYSADAGDGVFTPGKKRRRCLSSPASVSKAGPDLLDTIPDDLVVSILRRLASTSRCPADFINVLMTCKRLKSLATSPLVLSRLSRKAIAVKAQNWSEDAHRFLKRCVDAGSLEACYTLGMIRFYCLQNRGNGASLMAKAAISSYAPALYSLAVIQFNGSGGSKNDKDLRAGVALCARAAFLGHVDALRELGHCLQDGYGVPQNVSEGRRFLVQANARELAAVLSSGNEACSWLTLSQPQAPNQIRGCPLLSDFGCNVPAPEIHPANRFLADWFAVRGGDAPGDGLRLCSHGGCGRPETRKHEFRRCSVCGVVNYCSRACQALDWKLRHKIDCAPVEQDAAGGDGEGNVQVEGNGNGDNVLVPMS; encoded by the exons ATGTTGCCCGTAAGAAAAACCAAAAGAGCTTTTTACTCCGCCGATGCTGGAGACGGCGTTTTTACGCCGGGAAAGAAACGACGAAGATGTCTTTCTTCTCCTGCGTCGGTATCTAAAGCCGGACCAGATTTGTTAGATACAATCCCAGACGATCTTGTTGTTTCTATCCTTCGTAGGCTTGCCTCTACATCTCGATGTCCTGCTGATTTCATCAACGTTTTAATGAC ATGTAAGAGATTAAAGAGTTTAGCTACGAGTCCTCTTGTTCTGTCGAGATTGTCTCGGAAAGCGATTGCCGTAAAGGCTCAGAATTGGTCGGAAGACGCTCACCGGTTTCTCAAACGCTGCGTCGACGCCGGAAGCCTCGAAGCTTGCTACACTCTCGGCATG ATTCGGTTTTACTGTCTGCAAAACAGAGGAAACGGCGCGTCCCTTATGGCTAAAGCCGCGATTAGCTCCTACGCGCCGGCTTTATACTCTTTGGCCGTGATTCAGTTCAACGGAAGCGGCGGCTCCAAGAACGACAAAGATCTTCGAGCCGGCGTGGCTTTGTGCGCGCGTGCGGCTTTCTTGGGACACGTCGACGCGCTGCGTGAGCTCGGTCACTGTCTCCAAGACGGTTACGGTGTTCCGCAGAACGTCTCCGAAGGTCGGAGATTCCTCGTTCAAGCCAACGCTCGTGAGCTCGCCGCCGTCTTATCCTCCGGGAACGAAGCTTGCTCGTGGCTCACTTTGTCGCAGCCTCAAGCTCCTAACCAAATCCGTGGTTGTCCGTTGCTGAGTGATTTCGGATGTAATGTCCCGGCGCCGGAGATACACCCGGCGAATCGGTTTTTAGCGGATTGGTTCGCCGTGCGCGGCGGAGATGCTCCCGGAGATGGATTGAGGTTGTGTTCTCACGGCGGATGTGGACGGCCGGAGACGAGGAAACATGAGTTTAGGAGGTGTTCTGTCTGTGGCGTTGTGAATTACTGTTCACGCGCTTGTCAAGCTCTCGATTGGAAACTCCGGCATAAGATTGATTGTGCTCCGGTGGAACAAGATGCAGCCGGTGGTGACGGAGAAGGTAACGTTCAGGTTGAGGGAAACGGTAACGGTGATAACGTATTGGTGCCCATGAGTTAA
- the LOC106298558 gene encoding uncharacterized protein LOC106298558 — MGFIMEFAENLVLRLMEDPEVRDRKAREHIYEMHERCKKIKEMWALPIRPYGFWTFERHNAQLRWDPQISQVAGRRDPYDDLLQDHPSSSSSSN; from the coding sequence ATGGGTTTCATAATGGAGTTCGCGGAGAATCTGGTGCTGAGGCTGATGGAGGATCCGGAGGTGAGAGACAGGAAAGCGAGGGAGCACATATATGAGATGCACGAGAGGTGCAAGAAGATTAAGGAGATGTGGGCTTTGCCTATTCGTCCTTATGGTTTCTGGACTTTTGAGCGTCACAACGCTCAGCTTCGTTGGGATCCTCAGATTAGCCAAGTTGCTGGTCGTAGGGACCCTTATGATGATCTCCTTCAGGACCATCCTTCCTCTTCTTCATCCTCAAACTAA
- the LOC106298449 gene encoding HORMA domain-containing protein 1: MVVAQKLKEAEITEQDSLLLTRNLLRIAIFNISYIRGLFPENYFNDKSVPALDMKIKKLLPIDPESRRLIDWMEKGVYDALQKKYLKTLMFCICESVEGPMIEEYSFNFSYSDSDSQDVRMNISRTGTKKHGGTFHSTADITQNQMRSSACKMVRTLVQLMRTLDKMPDKRTIVMKLMYYDDVTPPDYEPPFFRGCTEEEAQHVWTKDPLRMEVGNVNSKHLVLTLKVKSVLDPCADENDDMQDDGKSTGPNSVHDEQPSDSDSEISQTRETQFLLAPVEKQEDDDGEVDEDNTQDPVESQQQLERVKDWINSRHLDTLELTDVLANFPDISIALTEEIMDQLEKEGVLSKTGKETYTINREKTPWSEFNFVKDEADGKTASKDEKSIAPEEYMYMKALYHSLPMQYVTITKLHNMLDGEANQTKVRKLIDRMIQEGYVEDSSNRRLGKRVIHSVVTENKLNEVRKVLATNDDMDVDVEETVNKTNGQDAKLTPDVSTRGGIHSIGSDLTRMKGRSAMQQNGSVLSEQTISKANNTPMSSNAQPVASRESFAVKGMAAKICTDAGTDSSQASQDRRYRKTSTVRDPILQYSKRQKSQAN, translated from the exons ATG GTAGTGGCTCAGAAGCTCAAGGAAGCTGAGATCACCGAGCAGGACTCGCTCCTTCTG ACTAGGAATCTGCTTCGTATCGCTATCTTCAACATCAGCTACATCAGGGGCCTCTTTCCCGAGAACTACTTCAATGATAAATCGGTTCCTGCTTTAG ATATGAAGATCAAGAAGCTGTTGCCTATAGATCCTGAATCACGCCGACTGATTGACTGGATGGAAAAAG GTGTCTACGATGCGCTACAGAAGAAGTATTTGAAGACGCTCATGTTCTGCATATGTGAATCAGTTGAGGGTCCGATGATTGAGGAATACTCAT TTAATTTCAGCTATTCGGATTCTGATAGCCAAGATGTCAGGATGAACATCAGTCGTACTGGAACTAAGAAACATGGAGGAACTTTTCACTCCACTGCTGACATTACCCAAAATCAAATGAG GAGTTCAGCTTGCAAAATGGTTCGCACACTAGTTCAGTTGATGAGGACCCTCGACAAAATGCCAGACAAG CGCACCATAGTGATGAAGCTTATGTACTACGATGATGTCACG CCACCAGATTACGAGCCACCTTTCTTCAGAGGCTGTACAGAAGAAGAAGCTCAGCATGTCTGGACAAAGGATCCTCTGAGAATGGAAGTTGGGAATGTTAATAGCAAACATCTCGTGTTAACGCTTAAG GTCAAGAGCGTTCTTGATCCTTGTGCGGATGAAAATGATGACATGCAAGATGATGGAAAGAGTACAGGACCTAATTCTGTACATGATGAGCAGCCTTCTGATTCAGATAGCGAG ATAAGTCAAACAAGAGAAACTCAATTCCTTCTGGCGCCAGTAG AGAAACAAGAGGATGATGATGGAGAGGTTGATGAAG ATAACACACAGGATCCGGTTGAGTCTCAACAGCAGCTAGAAAGGGTGAAGGACTGGATTAACTCCCGCCACCTCGATACTCTGGAGCTCACAGATGTTCTTGCAAACTTCCCAGATATCTCAATA GCTCTGACTGAAG AAATCATGGATCAGCTGGAGAAAGAAGGTGTTCTTTCGAAAACAGGGAAGGAAACATACACTATAAACAGAGAAAAG ACACCATGGAGCGAATTCAACTTTGTGAAAGATGAAGCTGATGGTAAAACTGCTTCCAAGGACGAGAAATCTATAGCTCCTGAAGAGTACATGTACATGAAA GCTCTGTACCATTCTCTTCCGATGCAATATGTGACAATTACAAAGCTTCACAACATGTTGGATGGTGAAGCCAACCAGACGAAAGTTCGTAAGCTAATTGACCGAATGATCCAAGAGGGCTACGTGGAAGATTCTAGCAACCGCAGACTAG GGAAGCGTGTAATTCACTCAGTTGTAACCGAGAATAAGCTAAATGAAGTCAGAAAAGTTCTTGCCACAAATGATGATATG GACGTGGATGTTGAAGAGACTGTAAACAAGACCAACGGCCAAGACGCCAAACTAACCCCAG ATGTATCTACACGCGGAGGCATCCACTCTATTGGATCAGACTTGACACGCATGAAAGGGAGATCTGCGATGCAGCAGAACGGATCGGTTCTAAGTGAACAGACCATCTCCAAAGCTAATAACACTCCGATGAGCAGCAATGCACAG CCTGTGGCTTCGAGGGAGAGTTTTGCTGTAAAAGGAATGGCTGCTAAAATCTGCACGGACGCGGGAACAGACTCTAGCCAAGCCTCACAAGACAGGCGTTACAGGAAAACCAGCACG GTGAGAGACCCTATCCTGCAGTACTCGAAGCGCCAGAAATCTCAGGCTAATTGA
- the LOC106296684 gene encoding endoplasmic reticulum metallopeptidase 1-like produces the protein MAFWRLSSGDATGFKFLFSIASLYALMVAIAYCVLHMKHISPLPFDAPLDRFSEVRAVEHIRVLAEEIDGRQEGRPGLREAATYIKSQLEMVKERAGPNLRVEVEETQVDGSFSMMFLGHSISLGYRNHTNILMRISSMHSLDTDASVLMNAHFDSPVNSPGAGDCASCVASLLEVARLVVDSGWAPPQPIIFLFNGAEELFMLGSHGFMTQHKLKDTIGAFVNVEASGTGGIDLVCQSGPGSWPSNVYSQAAMHPMAQSSAQDVFPVIPGDTDYRMFAEDYGDIPGLDIIFLRGGYYYHTSFDTVDRILPGSMQARGENLISILKAFTSSSKLKVASERKSLDMDANRDMVERAVFFDYLTLFMVYYPRRVAMVLHNIPAALFFFAPIFLYMRDPGIHPLLSIFWAFSKGVIQHTAGILLGVIFPVLFSVIRLFFAYPMSWFAHLYLAFLMFIPCSFFGLLLPRTISDRVSPCHGVSSKKIMKVETSDEARFWGAFGLYAFVTSAYFFAGLNGGFMTFVICISMLLGWIAFCLSVKSYGHDSIKSPMFYVIALVPCLLYSVYFSGILALLLIEKTGMMGAVPPPYGFYLADVAVAAVTGIVTGLCVGPIIPICGRWLAKASILKFLLHFTVVMLAVSSQLFPYSKDAPKRVILQHTFFSAGGNEITGSSYDLAVIDSNSMEFVFKHAPEVAEKLHAGPSFSLGNAEVSPQEAWLALFPISCVVTTNGRFPAKANKILERYSQLPHLKTDKPPTTFDNGTRRVHLELSLGSLEEIWVSVLNVTGPLSRWSFADGKPPAPELPSGGPPSYILRLSGNSSEKWIFWLEANKEEELRVDLAVLDQRVDEETRHLKSLFPGWSDVIAYSSFLSTYSF, from the exons ATGGCGTTTTGGAGGCTGAGCTCTGGAGACGCCACGGGTTTCAAGTTCCTCTTCTCAATCGCTTCCCTCTACGCTCTTATGGTGGCGATTGCTTACTGCGTCCTCCACATGAAACACATCTCCCCTCTCCCCTTCGACGCGCCTCTGGATCGATTCTCCGAAGTCAGAGCCGTCGAACACATCCGCGTCTTGGCCGAGGAGATCGACGGTCGCCAG GAGGGACGACCTGGGCTTAGAGAAGCGGCAACGTACATTAAATCTCAGTTGGAGATGGTGAAGGAGAGAGCTGGGCCTAATCTAAG AGTTGAGGTGGAGGAGACGCAGGTGGATGGCTCCTTTAGCATGATGTTTCTTGGCCACAGCATTTCACTCGGTTACAGAAACCACACTAATATACTTATGCG TATTTCGTCGATGCATTCTCTTGACACCGATGCATCTGTATTGATGAATGCACATTTTGACAGTCCTGTCAACTCCCCTGGAGCTGGTGACTGTGCGTCATGTGTAG CATCACTGCTTGAAGTAGCTAGACTGGTAGTAGATTCAGGCTGGGCCCCGCCTCAACCTATAATTTTTCTCTTCAACGGTGCTGAAGAGCTTTTTATGCTG GGCTCACACGGCTTCATGACGCAGCATAAGCTGAAAGACACCATTGGAGCTTTTGTAAACGTGGAAGCTTCTGGGACAGGGGGTATTG ATCTGGTCTGCCAATCAGGACCTGGATCGTGGCCTTCCAATGTCTACTCTCAAGCAGCAATGCATCCAATGGCGCAGAGTTCTGCACAG GATGTTTTCCCTGTAATTCCCGGAGACACCGATTACAGAATGTTTGCAGAAGATTATGGCGACATTCCCGGGCTAGACATTATCTTTCTTCGAGGCGGTTACTACTACCATACTTCCTTTGATACAGTTGACAGAATATT ACCTGGAAGCATGCAAGCACGTGGAGAAAACTTAATCAGTATACTTAAAGCCTTCACGAGTTCTTCTAAGCTGAAGGTTGCTAGCGAAAGAAAGTCGCTTGACATGGATGCTAACAGGGACATGGTTGAAAGAGCTGTTTTCTTTGATTACTTAACACTGTTCATG GTGTATTATCCAAGAAGAGTGGCCATGGTACTGCACAACATTCCAGCCGCGTTGTTCTTTTTTGCTCCCATCTTCTTGTATATGCGGGACCCTGGGATACACCCTTTGTTATCAATCTTCTGGGCATTTTCGAAAG GAGTTATACAACATACCGCTGGGATTTTACTTGGCGTCATATTCCCAGTTCTCTTTTCAGTCATCAGATTGTTCTTTGCTTATCCCATGAGCTG GTTTGCTCATTTATACTTAGCTTTCTTGATGTTCATCCCCTGTTCATTTTTTGGTCTTTTACTTCCAAGAACTATCTCTGATCGCGTCTCACCTTGTCATGGTGTTTCATCTAAGAAGATTATGAAAGTT GAAACATCTGATGAAGCGAGGTTTTGGGGAGCATTTGGGCTCTACGCTTTTGTTACTTCG GCATATTTCTTCGCTGGATTAAATGGAGGATTCATGACATTTGTAATCTGCATTTCTATGCTACTGGGGTGGATTGCTTTCTGTTTATCTGTCAAGTCATATGGCCATGATTCAATTAA GTCTCCCATGTTTTATGTGATAGCCCTTGTTCCCTGCCTTCTATATTCTGTCTATTTTAGTGGTATTCTTGCACTACTTCTGATTGAGAAGACAGGAATGATGGGAGCAGTTCCACCACCGTATG GTTTTTATCTTGCAGATGTAGCAGTAGCTGCGGTCACTGGAATTGTCACTGGCTTGTGTGTGGGCCCAATAATACCAATTTGTGGTCGTTGGCTAGCCAAAGCTTCGATCTTGAAATTCCTGCTACATTTCACTGTGGTTATGTTGGCGGTATCATCACAGCTCTTTCCTTATAGCAAAGATGCGCCGAAGAGAGTTATACTGCAACACACATTCTTCTCTGCGG GTGGAAATGAAATCACAGGTTCAAGTTACGATTTAGCCGTCATTGATTCAAATTCGATGGAGTTCGTTTTTAAACATGCTCCGGAGGTGGCAGAGAAACTTCATGCCGGCCCTTCTTTTTCATTGGGAAACGCTGAAGTGTCTCCTCAAGAAGCTTGGCTG GCACTTTTCCCTATTTCTTGTGTAGTAACAACAAACGGGAGGTTCCCTGCCAAAGCCAACAAGATTTTGGAACGATATAGCCAATTACCGCACTTAAAAACTGATAAACCGCCAACAACATTTGATAACGGAACTCGCAGGGTTCATCTGGAACTCTCTCTGGG GTCACTGGAAGAGATCTGGGTCTCGGTTCTAAACGTAACGGGGCCACTATCAAGATGGTCTTTTGCAGATGGCAAACCTCCAG CTCCTGAACTCCCATCGGGTGGTCCTCCGTCTTATATATTGAGACTGAGTGGCAACAGCAGTGAGAAGTGGATCTTCTGGTTAGAG GCTAATAAAGAAGAAGAATTGAGAGTAGACTTAGCTGTTCTTGATCAACGTGTTGATGAAGAAACTAGACATTTGAAAAGTCTGTTCCCTGGATGGTCGGATGTCATTGCCTACAGTAGCTTTCTTTCTACTTACTCCTTTTAG